The genomic interval TTCCAGGGGCTGCGTCCGTTGATGGGGCGGTCCGTGCACGCCATCGCGGTGGACCTGCCGGGACATGGCGCCACGCCGCTGCCGGAGCGCAAGGGCCGCGACGGTTTCCTGGAGACGGTGGACGCGCTGGTGTCCCTGGTCGACAGGTTGGGCGTGGGCACGGTGGACCTCCTGGGCTACTCGCAGGGCGCGCGGGTCGCGCTGGCCGCGGCGGTGCGTGCGCCGGACCGGTTCGGCCGGCTCATCATGGAGAGCGGCTCGCCGGGATTGCATCGCCGTCAGGAGCGGGCCGCGCGTCGCGAGGCGGATGGACAGCTCGCCGCCTTCATCCGAGCGCGAGGCGTCGACGCGTTCGTCGAACGCTGGGAGGCGCTGCCGCTGTTCGAGGGCCTGCGCTCCATGTCCGCCGAGCGCCGGGAGACGTTGCGGGCGCACCGCCGGGCATGCACCACCGAGGGGCTCGCCGGAGCGCTGGAGACCCTGGGGTTGGGCGTGCAGCCTGATTACTGGTCGGAGTTGCATCATCAGCGCCTGCCCACGTTGCTGCTCACGGGCGCGCGCGATGAGAAGTTCACGCAGACCGCGCGCCGCATGGCGGCGGAGCTTCCGGTGGTGTGGCGCCATGCCTTCTCGGATTGCGGCCACGCGCCGCACCTGGAGGCCCCCGAGGAGTACGTGCGCGAGGTGCTGGGTTTCCTCCAGACGCCCTGGTACGAGGCGCCCCAGTTCGAGGGCACCACCGCCACGGCGGCGGCGAGCCCGGGGAGGGTGAGTCCGTGAGCGCGTCGGTTCCTGGAGTCTCGGTGGGGATGGAGAAGCCTCGGCCCACGGTGAAGACGTGGCTGATGGCCGTGCGTCCGAAGACGCTGACGGCGGCGTTGGTGCCGGTGCTGGTGGGCACGACGCTGGCGTTCGGCCTGGGCGTGGGGCGAGTCCTCCCGGCGCTCGCGGCGTTGCTGGGCGCGGTGCTCATCCAGATCGGCACCAACTTCATCAACGACTACTACGACTTCAAGAAGGGCGCGGACACGCACGAGCGGCTGGGCCCGGTGCGGGTCACCCAGAGCGGGCTCATCGCGCCGAGCACGGTGTTGCTGGGGGCGGGCGTCTGCTTCGCGCTCGCGACGGCGGTGGGGGTGTACCTGGTCGTGGTGGGCGGGTGGCCCATCGTGGCCATCGGCCTGGCGTCGCTGCTCTGTGGTTTCGCGTACACAGGCGGGCCGTTCCCCCTGGGATACAACGGCCTGGGCGACCTGTTCGTCTTCATCTTCTTCGGGCTGGTCGCGGTGACGGGCACCTTCTACGTGCAGGCCGGCACGGTGCATCCGGCGGCGTGGTGGGCGGCGGTCCCCGTGGGAGCGAGCGGGACGATGCTCATCGTGGTCAACAACCTGCGCGACGTGACCACGGATGTGAAGGCGGGCAAGAGGACGCTGGCGGTCCGTTGGGGAACGACGGCGGGCAAGGCCGAGTATGTGCTGCTGATGGCGGCTTCATTCGCCACGCCAGTGGCCATGTACACCCTGGGACTTGCGGGACCCTGGGTCTTCCTGTCGTTCCTGAGCCTTCCTTTCGTGGTGGCGCCGCTCAAGCGTGTGCTGCGGGAGCAGGGGGCCGCGTTGAACCCCGCGTTGGGCGGCACCGCGCGCTTCCAACTCTTCTTCGGCGTGCTGTTCGGCGTGGGCCTGTACCTGCGATGATGTGAGTCCATGCGCATCGTCCAGGCGACATTGACCCCGCTGCGGTTGGAGCTGCTCCAGCCACTGAAGACATCCCGAGGCACCTACTCCACGCGCGAAGGCTTCATCGTGCGATTGGAGGACGAAGAGGGGCGGGTCGGGCTCGGAGAGGCGATGCCTCTGCCTGAGTTCGGCACGGAGCCGCTGTCGGTCTGCGGCGAGGTGCTGGGGGCGTGGCTGTCCTCGCTCAAGGGCCAGTTCCTGGGCGACACGGTGCGCGCCGTCGAGGACACGCTGTCTCCCTTCCCACCGACGGTGGCGAGAGGCGAGGGTGTGCGCATCCGTGCCCGTCACCCGGCTCCTCCGGGCCCCGTACCCGCGGCGGAGCATGCGCTGGAGCTGGCGCTGCTGGACCTGCTCGCGAAGCGCCAGGGCGTGCCGTTGTGTTGGCTGCTGGCGGAGGAGGCGCGTCCCGAGGTGCTGGTGAACGCGCTGCTCAGCGAGGAGAGCGCGGAGTCCTTGGCGGAGCAGGCCCGGAAGGCCGTGGCCGAAGGTTATGGGACGCTGAAGCTCAAGGTGGCGCGCGGCTCGCTGGAGGATGACGAGCGCCGGGTGAAGGCGGTGCGCGAGGCCGTGGGGCCGGACGTGAAGCTGCGCTTGGACGCGAATGGCGGTTGGTCCGAGCCCGACGCGAAGCGCGCGCTCGACAAGCTGGGGTGGTACGGCCTGGAGCTCGTGGAGCAGCCGACGCCCGCGGATGACCTGTCCGCCTTGTGGCGAGTGCAGCGCCGGGCGCCGTGCATGGTGGCCGCGGACGAGTCGCTCGGTTCGCCGGAGACGCTGCGTGCGTTGCTTTCGGCGGACCCCTTCCTGGGCGGTGGCCCGGCGGTGGGGGCGGTGGTGCTCAAGCCCATGGTGCTGGGAGGCCTGCTCCCGGGGCTCGTGGTGGCGATGCGCGCCGCGCGCCTGGGAATGCAGGCGTATGTGACGAGCTCGCTGGATGGCGTGGTGGCCCGGGCGGGAGCGGCGCATCTGGCCGCGGCGTTGCCTTCCGGGGCGCTCGCGTCGGGGCTCGCCGTGGGGCACCTCTTCGCGCGGGAGCCCCCCATGCATCCCTATCAGCCCGTCCATGGGCGCATCCGGCTTCCGGAGACGCCGGGGCTTGGATTGGATGCGGGAGTGGTGATGTGACGAAGTACGGCTGTCCCATCCGCGAAGGTGCGGCTCGCTTCCCGAACGCGGAGGCGCTCACCTTCGCGGGGCGCTCGTGGACCTACGGAGCGCTGGACGCCGAGGTGAATCACTGGGTGGCCGCGCTCGAGTCCCGAGGGATTGGCGCGGGCCACCGGGTCGCCTTGCTGGCGACGAACCATGCGGCGTGTGTCTTCCTCTTCTGGGCCTTGGGGAGACTGGGCGCGGTGTTGGCTCCGCTCAACGCGAGACTCACACGCGCCGAGCTCGGGCCGTTGGTCGAGGACGTGGCACCGGGCCTCGTGTTGGCCCTGGGGGCGCTGGGTGAGCGGATTGCTGGCGCCGAGTCCTTGGAGCACTTCCGGGCATCGACTCCATCGTCGACAGCGCGCGGGTTGGATGAAGCCACGGCTCGGGTCATCCTGTTGACGAGCGGGACGACGGGCCGGCCCAAGGGGGCCCTGCTGACGGAGGGGAACTTTCGAGCCTCCGCGCGTGCCTCGGCGGCGAATCTCGGTGCGCACGCCGCGCCGCGCTGGTTGGGGACGTTGCCGCTCTTCCACGTGGGCGGCCTGGCGATGTTGACTCGCACGGCCTACGAGGGCGGCTGCCTGGTGCTCCACGAGCGCTTCGATGCCGAGTCCACCAACCGGGCCATCGACGAAGAGGCGGTGTCCCACGCGAGCCTGGTCGCGACGACGCTGGAGCGTGTGCTCGACATGCGCGCGGGGCGGCGAGTCCCGGAGACCTTCCAACTGGCGTTGATTGGCGGCGGGCCGGTGCCGGTCCCGTTGCTGGAGCGGGCGCGGGCCGTGGGATTGTTGGCCCTCCAGACCTATGGCCTCACCGAGGCGTGCTCGCAGGTGGCGACCGAGCGCCCCGGCGACGCGGATGGCCGCACGGCTGGACCCGCGGTGCCGGGAACCGAACTTCGCATCGTCGGCGACGGCGGTGAGGTGCGTGGCCCGGGACAGGAGGGGGACATCGAGGTGCGGGGCCCCACGGTGATGTCGGGCTACTGGCAGCGGCCCGAGGCCACGGCCGAGGTGCTTCGAGACGGCTGGTTGCGCACGCGAGACCTGGGCGTCGTGGATTCGCGAGGGCGCCTCACGGTGTTGTCGCGCCGCACGGACCTCATCGTCCGGGGAGGCGAGAACATCTACCCGGCCGAGGTGGAGGCGGTGCTCGCCAATCATCCCTCCGTGCAGGAGTCCGCCGTGGTGGGGATTCCCGACACGCGCTGGGGCGAGGTCCCTGTCGCCTTCCTGGCACTGCGCGCGGGGCAGGAGCGACCGAGCGATGGGGTGCTGGAGTCGTGGTGCCGCCAGTCGCTCGCGGGCTTCAAGCTGCCGACGCGGTTCTTCTGGGTGGAGGCCTTGCCTCGCAACGCGATGGGGAAGCTCGAGCGCACGGTGCTGCGCAAGCGTGGTGAATCCTGAGGCTGTGGTGGTGCACGCGTAGGATTACATGGTCAGCGTGTTGGAGCAGGGGGAACGGGGATGGATTGATGTATCAATCAATCCTGGGACCAGCAGAAGCGGCGTTGGCCGTTCCACCGGAGGGAGCGTCATCGGGGCCCGCGAAATGGGCCACTCAATGGCTCACCGTCGACAACCAGACATGGGGAACTGACGTCAGAGCGCCCGAGCGCTTCCAGCCGGCCTCACCCGTGTTTCAGCACTCCGAGGAGGGGTGTCCCCAAGGGTTCGTACGCGGGTACTCGCGTAGCATCGCGCTGAGCCGGTAGACCGTCGAAACGGAGGCCCGGGTACGCAGACGTCGAGTCGGTGAACCTCCGCGGGTTGCCGTCGCGCCCAGCCGCGCCGCTTGCTGAACAAGCTGACGCTCCACCTCGGGAGAGCAGCGGGAGAACTCAAGCCATTCCATCGTACGACTCCTTCGCGAACCACGCGTGAGGGGGAACCGGTAGAAGACCACTCATCGCGGCCTAAATCACGACGCCGCGCGTTGGCTGCGGTGCGCTGCCGGGTTCCCGACAACAGCGCGGCCGCTATTTCGACACTGCGGTTTCATGCGAGCGAAAACTTGAAGCTCGCGAGGAATGGGACCCGAGCCGTGCACCCCATTCGCATCCCCGAACACCCGCGCGTGTATGGGTATTCTCGGGCGCCCTGAAACGCAAACAAGCAAGGAACCCGGTCGTCGGCGTCCTCTCCCCTAGAGTCGAGAAGCGAGAAGACGGGGACGTGAATCAAAGGCAGCTCAACGTGTAACGAGTCCTGGAGGGCACGTGGCTCTTGAAACCGTTGATGTCGTCATCGTGGGGTGTGGGCCGGTGGGAGCCATGGCCGCCAACCTGTTGGGGCTCCGGGGTGTGAGGACACTCGTGGTGGAGAAGGAGCTGTCCGCGCACGGACAGTCGCGCGCCATCAGCACCGATGACGAAGCCCAGCGCATCTTCCAGTCGGCCGGGCTGGAGGGAGAGCTGTCGCCCGGCTTCAACCCGTGCACGACGTTGCGGTACATCGACGACGACCTGCGCGCGCTCGCGGAAGTGGACTTCTCGAAAGTGGACGCGCCGTTGGGGCATGCCCCCGGTGCCTTCATCCAGCAGCCGCGTGTGGAGATGGCGCTGAGGCGGGGGCTCGCGCGCTTCGAGCATGTGCGGCTGTTGCTGGGACACGAGGTCGAGTCCTTCTCTCAAGATGGAGAGGGGCTCACGGTCCAGATGCGCGAGTGCGCGAGCGGTCAGGAGGTGGTGGTGAGGGCGCGCTTCCTGCTGGCCTGTGACGGCGCGCGCAGCTTCGTCCGCCGCAAGCTGGACCTGAAGCTGGAGGGGACCACCGCGCTCGAACACTGCCTGGCCATCACGGTGAACGTGAAGTCACCGGAGCCCGGCTGCGCCAACTACCTGTGTGGGCCGACCCGCCGGGGCTTCATCGCGCCGACGGCGCTGGACGAGATGCGCCTGGACATCGTCTTGGATGAAGACGCGGACCTGGAGGCGGTGCGGCGACCTGAACACGTGCGCGCCATCGTCTCGCACTACGTCGGGACGGAGGCGATGACCTTCGCTTCCATCAACGTGCACTCGTACCACAGTCGCATCGTGGAGCGCTGGCGCGTGGGGCGGGTCTTTCTCCTGGGAGATGCGGCGCACCTGATGCCGCCGTTCTTGGGGCAGGGCTTGTGCGCGGGGTTTCGCGACGCGGCGAACCTCACCTGGAAGCTGGCGCGGGTGCTGGAGGGGGCCGCGGACGCATCGCTCCTGGACACGTATGAACTCGAGCGGCGAGGCCACGTCGCGAACATCATCCAGAGCTCGGATGCGATGGGCCGGGTGATGATGCGAGGAGGACGGGTGGTCGCGCGCCTGCGCAACCTGCTCATCCAGGCCCTCTACCACCTGCCCGTCACGGGTGGGTTCATCCGCCAGTTCAGGGCGAGACCCACCTTCGCGTTGGAGCAAGGCTTCATCCGCGGCGGACAGCGGGGAAGGTCCGCGCCCGAAGGCACCTACTTCCCCCAGCCACACGTGGAGAGGATTCCGGGTGAGCGGATGCTGTTGGACCGCGTATTGGGTG from Myxococcus stipitatus carries:
- a CDS encoding 1,4-dihydroxy-2-naphthoate polyprenyltransferase produces the protein MSASVPGVSVGMEKPRPTVKTWLMAVRPKTLTAALVPVLVGTTLAFGLGVGRVLPALAALLGAVLIQIGTNFINDYYDFKKGADTHERLGPVRVTQSGLIAPSTVLLGAGVCFALATAVGVYLVVVGGWPIVAIGLASLLCGFAYTGGPFPLGYNGLGDLFVFIFFGLVAVTGTFYVQAGTVHPAAWWAAVPVGASGTMLIVVNNLRDVTTDVKAGKRTLAVRWGTTAGKAEYVLLMAASFATPVAMYTLGLAGPWVFLSFLSLPFVVAPLKRVLREQGAALNPALGGTARFQLFFGVLFGVGLYLR
- a CDS encoding bifunctional 3-(3-hydroxy-phenyl)propionate/3-hydroxycinnamic acid hydroxylase produces the protein MALETVDVVIVGCGPVGAMAANLLGLRGVRTLVVEKELSAHGQSRAISTDDEAQRIFQSAGLEGELSPGFNPCTTLRYIDDDLRALAEVDFSKVDAPLGHAPGAFIQQPRVEMALRRGLARFEHVRLLLGHEVESFSQDGEGLTVQMRECASGQEVVVRARFLLACDGARSFVRRKLDLKLEGTTALEHCLAITVNVKSPEPGCANYLCGPTRRGFIAPTALDEMRLDIVLDEDADLEAVRRPEHVRAIVSHYVGTEAMTFASINVHSYHSRIVERWRVGRVFLLGDAAHLMPPFLGQGLCAGFRDAANLTWKLARVLEGAADASLLDTYELERRGHVANIIQSSDAMGRVMMRGGRVVARLRNLLIQALYHLPVTGGFIRQFRARPTFALEQGFIRGGQRGRSAPEGTYFPQPHVERIPGERMLLDRVLGDDFAVITRPGASQDTLRQAHVLAAELGVRAWSVLSPAHTGGPPADALVDIEGRLGAWFSRYKADVVVLRPDRYVFGVAVGTSMDTLRLSLKGVIRPRVSGDGAGIRQAG
- the menE gene encoding o-succinylbenzoate--CoA ligase; this translates as MTKYGCPIREGAARFPNAEALTFAGRSWTYGALDAEVNHWVAALESRGIGAGHRVALLATNHAACVFLFWALGRLGAVLAPLNARLTRAELGPLVEDVAPGLVLALGALGERIAGAESLEHFRASTPSSTARGLDEATARVILLTSGTTGRPKGALLTEGNFRASARASAANLGAHAAPRWLGTLPLFHVGGLAMLTRTAYEGGCLVLHERFDAESTNRAIDEEAVSHASLVATTLERVLDMRAGRRVPETFQLALIGGGPVPVPLLERARAVGLLALQTYGLTEACSQVATERPGDADGRTAGPAVPGTELRIVGDGGEVRGPGQEGDIEVRGPTVMSGYWQRPEATAEVLRDGWLRTRDLGVVDSRGRLTVLSRRTDLIVRGGENIYPAEVEAVLANHPSVQESAVVGIPDTRWGEVPVAFLALRAGQERPSDGVLESWCRQSLAGFKLPTRFFWVEALPRNAMGKLERTVLRKRGES
- the menH gene encoding 2-succinyl-6-hydroxy-2,4-cyclohexadiene-1-carboxylate synthase, which produces MGVTLAYETWGEGSRPLVLLHGFTGNRASFQGLRPLMGRSVHAIAVDLPGHGATPLPERKGRDGFLETVDALVSLVDRLGVGTVDLLGYSQGARVALAAAVRAPDRFGRLIMESGSPGLHRRQERAARREADGQLAAFIRARGVDAFVERWEALPLFEGLRSMSAERRETLRAHRRACTTEGLAGALETLGLGVQPDYWSELHHQRLPTLLLTGARDEKFTQTARRMAAELPVVWRHAFSDCGHAPHLEAPEEYVREVLGFLQTPWYEAPQFEGTTATAAASPGRVSP
- the menC gene encoding o-succinylbenzoate synthase, whose amino-acid sequence is MRIVQATLTPLRLELLQPLKTSRGTYSTREGFIVRLEDEEGRVGLGEAMPLPEFGTEPLSVCGEVLGAWLSSLKGQFLGDTVRAVEDTLSPFPPTVARGEGVRIRARHPAPPGPVPAAEHALELALLDLLAKRQGVPLCWLLAEEARPEVLVNALLSEESAESLAEQARKAVAEGYGTLKLKVARGSLEDDERRVKAVREAVGPDVKLRLDANGGWSEPDAKRALDKLGWYGLELVEQPTPADDLSALWRVQRRAPCMVAADESLGSPETLRALLSADPFLGGGPAVGAVVLKPMVLGGLLPGLVVAMRAARLGMQAYVTSSLDGVVARAGAAHLAAALPSGALASGLAVGHLFAREPPMHPYQPVHGRIRLPETPGLGLDAGVVM